From a region of the Enterobacter sp. JBIWA008 genome:
- a CDS encoding YceK/YidQ family lipoprotein, translated as MRIIIVVIMACLLSGCGSIISRTIPGQGHGNQYYPGVKWDLRDSAWRYLTVLDLPFSLIFDTLLLPIDASHGPYE; from the coding sequence ATGAGAATAATCATCGTCGTCATCATGGCATGCCTGCTCAGCGGCTGCGGGAGTATCATCAGCCGCACCATTCCAGGGCAAGGCCACGGAAATCAGTATTACCCGGGCGTGAAATGGGATCTCCGTGATTCCGCATGGCGCTATCTGACCGTGCTCGATCTGCCATTCTCGCTGATTTTCGACACGCTTTTACTGCCGATCGATGCCAGCCACGGCCCTTACGAATAG
- a CDS encoding MysB family protein: MSDKEYVFYSTLEEAIDAAREEFLADNPGVQEEDADVQQLNIQKYVLQDGDIMWQAEFFTDEGEEGECLPILSGEGAQAVFDGDYDEIELRQEWLEENTLHEWDEGEFQLEPPLDTEEGQTAADEWDER, encoded by the coding sequence ATGTCCGATAAAGAATATGTATTCTATAGTACGCTGGAAGAAGCTATTGATGCCGCTCGTGAAGAGTTCCTCGCCGACAACCCCGGCGTTCAAGAAGAAGATGCTGACGTGCAACAGCTTAATATCCAAAAATACGTTCTGCAGGATGGGGATATTATGTGGCAGGCCGAATTCTTTACCGATGAAGGGGAAGAAGGGGAATGTTTGCCGATATTAAGTGGTGAAGGTGCGCAGGCCGTCTTTGATGGCGACTACGACGAAATCGAACTTCGGCAGGAATGGCTGGAAGAGAACACCCTGCACGAGTGGGATGAGGGTGAGTTTCAGCTCGAGCCACCGCTGGATACGGAAGAAGGTCAAACTGCAGCCGATGAGTGGGACGAGCGTTAA